Within Gemmatimonadota bacterium, the genomic segment AGAGCGGCTTCGAGCGCGAGGTGATTCGAATAGACCCCACCGAAGACGGCGATCCTGTGATACTCCTGCTGGCTCGGAAAAGCGGCTCCACCCGGGTTCACGAGAAATCCTTGGTGTATCCGGGCGTGTTGGAACAGATCGCGCCGCTCACATAGCACGTGTAGCACGCCTGCTCCGACAACAGCGCGGGAGCTGCCACGGCCTCCTGCAGAGTCTCGCCCAGCCGACCGGACTCCGAGTCGAGTAGGATCGGGCAGACCCAGATGCCGCGAGCCGTGACGAGCCGAGCCCGTGCGCAAAGCAGGAGATCCGCATCGTAGGAGACCATCATCTCCGCCGTGACGCGGTCGGTTTCGCAGTAGCCTCCCGCACGCTCCTGCTCGGCCCCTATACGCAAGCGCGGCAAGATCTTCACGCGGGCACGGACGTAACCGATGCCCGCGAGTAGTTCTCGGAAGGCAGCAAGCACTTCCGGCGTCTCGGGGTCTTGCCATGTCTGCATCGCGGTCACGATCGGCAGGAAACCCGCAGCCACCAGACGCTCCATTCCTGCCATCGCCCTCTCAAACGCCCCCTCGCCGCGCAGCGCGTCGTTCATCTCTCTAGTCGTGCCGTCGATGCTCACGCGCAGCTCGAGCGTGTACATCGATCCGCCCGCAATTCGCGCTAGCTCATCCACGGTTCGCTGCGGCAGCAGAGTCGCGTTGGTGAGCACCGTAGCCGGACCGATCGCCAACGTGTCATCGAGAATCCCGGTCATCTCCCGGTTCAT encodes:
- a CDS encoding radical SAM protein codes for the protein MSKDLPLLGASALGHGRREATAGSTVIDAPVVPLTALDQLWFQVAGTVCNLRCSHCFISCSPENHSHWFLGRAEVREHLAASARLGVKEYYFTGGEPFMNREMTGILDDTLAIGPATVLTNATLLPQRTVDELARIAGGSMYTLELRVSIDGTTREMNDALRGEGAFERAMAGMERLVAAGFLPIVTAMQTWQDPETPEVLAAFRELLAGIGYVRARVKILPRLRIGAEQERAGGYCETDRVTAEMMVSYDADLLLCARARLVTARGIWVCPILLDSESGRLGETLQEAVAAPALLSEQACYTCYVSGAICSNTPGYTKDFS